One Jannaschia sp. GRR-S6-38 genomic window carries:
- a CDS encoding NAD(P)H-quinone oxidoreductase: MPLPQTMRAVEIAQPGGPEVLRAVERPVPQPGAGQILIAVDHAGVNRPDALQRAGAYDPPKGASDLPGLECAGTVAATAPGVTRWSVGDHVCALLPGGGYAEYVTTPADHALRIPEGLSMAQAAALPETHFTVWTNVFDRGRLRGGERFLVHGGSSGIGTTAIQLARARGARVFATAGSAEKVATCAELGAEAINYREADFVEVVKAAGGADLILDMVGGDYLPRNIRALADDGRLVQIAFLQGPKVELNFAQVMVRRLTITGSTLRPQSDLAKARIAEALRAEVWPLLDAGTIAPVMDEVFALEDAAKAHARMEAGDHIGKIVLKVR, encoded by the coding sequence ATGCCCCTTCCCCAGACGATGCGCGCCGTCGAGATCGCCCAGCCCGGCGGGCCCGAGGTGCTGCGCGCGGTCGAGCGGCCGGTGCCGCAGCCCGGCGCGGGCCAGATCCTGATCGCCGTCGACCATGCCGGGGTGAACCGTCCGGACGCTTTGCAGCGCGCGGGCGCCTACGACCCGCCCAAGGGGGCCTCGGACCTGCCCGGCCTTGAATGCGCGGGCACCGTCGCCGCGACCGCCCCGGGCGTCACCCGCTGGAGCGTCGGCGACCATGTCTGCGCGCTCCTGCCCGGCGGCGGCTATGCCGAATACGTCACGACGCCCGCCGATCACGCGCTGCGCATCCCCGAGGGGCTGTCGATGGCGCAGGCGGCCGCCCTGCCCGAGACCCATTTCACCGTCTGGACCAACGTCTTCGACCGGGGCCGGCTGCGCGGCGGCGAGCGCTTCCTCGTCCATGGCGGCTCGTCGGGCATCGGGACCACCGCGATCCAGCTCGCCCGGGCCCGCGGCGCGCGGGTCTTCGCGACCGCCGGGTCGGCGGAAAAGGTCGCGACCTGCGCGGAACTCGGGGCCGAGGCGATCAACTATCGCGAGGCGGATTTCGTCGAGGTGGTGAAGGCCGCGGGCGGCGCGGACCTGATCCTCGACATGGTGGGCGGCGACTATCTGCCCCGCAACATCCGCGCGCTGGCCGATGACGGACGGCTGGTCCAGATCGCCTTCCTGCAGGGCCCGAAGGTCGAACTGAACTTCGCGCAGGTCATGGTGCGGCGGCTGACGATCACCGGCTCGACCCTGCGGCCGCAAAGCGACCTCGCCAAGGCGCGCATCGCCGAGGCCCTGCGCGCCGAGGTCTGGCCGCTGCTCGACGCCGGGACCATCGCGCCCGTCATGGACGAGGTCTTCGCGCTGGAGGACGCGGCCAAGGCCCATGCCCGGATGGAAGCGGGCGACCATATCGGGAAGATCGTCCTGAAGGTCCGCTAG
- a CDS encoding aa3-type cytochrome c oxidase subunit IV, with the protein MADDHKRGEMDITEQEKTFAGFMTFTKWTVIAIIVLLILLAIFRA; encoded by the coding sequence ATGGCCGACGACCACAAGCGCGGAGAGATGGACATCACCGAGCAGGAGAAGACCTTCGCGGGCTTCATGACCTTCACCAAGTGGACGGTCATCGCGATCATCGTTCTTCTCATCCTGCTGGCGATCTTCCGGGCCTGA
- a CDS encoding ABC transporter ATP-binding protein, which produces MVLSLRDVSLSLPGNAGIVDILHDITLDVGAKDSVGLVGPSGSGKSSLLMLMGGLERASSGQVEALGHDLTAMDEDALARFRRQHMGVVFQSFHLIPTMTALENVATPLELAGVADAFDRAAEELEAVGLGHRTGHYPSQMSGGEQQRVALARAAAPRPDILLADEPTGNLDQSTGAAIMELLFGLRDRHGATLVLVTHSTDLAARCDRTIRLVDGRLESETRRRDAAE; this is translated from the coding sequence ATGGTCCTGTCTTTGCGCGACGTCTCGCTGTCGCTGCCCGGTAATGCGGGCATCGTCGACATCCTGCACGACATCACGCTGGACGTGGGCGCGAAGGACAGCGTGGGGCTGGTGGGTCCGTCGGGTTCGGGCAAATCGTCTCTCCTGATGCTCATGGGCGGGCTCGAACGCGCCTCCTCCGGGCAGGTTGAGGCGCTGGGCCATGACCTGACGGCGATGGACGAGGACGCGCTGGCCCGCTTCCGCAGGCAGCATATGGGGGTGGTTTTCCAGTCCTTCCACCTGATCCCGACGATGACGGCGCTGGAAAACGTCGCCACGCCGCTGGAACTGGCCGGGGTGGCCGACGCCTTCGACCGCGCCGCCGAGGAGCTCGAGGCCGTCGGGCTCGGCCATCGCACCGGCCATTACCCGTCGCAGATGTCCGGCGGCGAGCAGCAGCGCGTCGCGCTGGCCCGCGCCGCCGCGCCGCGGCCCGACATCCTTCTGGCGGACGAGCCGACGGGCAATCTCGACCAGTCGACCGGCGCCGCGATCATGGAGCTGCTCTTCGGGCTGCGCGACCGCCACGGCGCGACGCTGGTGCTGGTGACGCATTCCACGGATCTCGCCGCGCGCTGCGACCGCACGATCCGGCTGGTGGATGGCCGGCTCGAATCCGAGACGCGCCGCCGGGACGCCGCGGAATGA
- a CDS encoding COQ9 family protein — protein MTPLKDRILDAALMHVPFDGWSSETFRAAIRDAGVTPAQGRAAFPRGAVDLALAFHARGDDRMIAALNAADTDEMRYRDRVAHAVRTRIEIADENREAVRRGMTLFALPIHAADGLKAMWGTVDAIWDALGDTSTDVNWYTKRATLSGVYSATVLYWLGDQSEGYRETWDFLDRRIDDVMQIEKVKGRARQSPVISRLMEGPNRLLSRIRAPAKMPRGDLPGYWAEPPRGE, from the coding sequence ATGACCCCCCTGAAGGACAGGATCCTCGACGCCGCCCTGATGCACGTCCCCTTCGACGGCTGGTCGTCCGAGACGTTCCGCGCCGCGATCCGCGATGCGGGCGTCACCCCCGCGCAGGGCCGCGCGGCCTTTCCGCGCGGCGCGGTGGACCTCGCGCTGGCCTTCCACGCGCGCGGCGACGACCGGATGATCGCGGCGCTGAACGCGGCCGACACAGACGAGATGCGCTACCGCGACCGGGTGGCCCATGCCGTCCGCACCCGGATCGAGATCGCCGACGAGAACCGCGAGGCCGTGCGTCGCGGCATGACGCTCTTCGCGCTCCCGATCCATGCCGCCGACGGGCTGAAGGCGATGTGGGGGACCGTCGACGCGATCTGGGACGCGCTGGGCGACACCAGCACCGACGTGAACTGGTACACCAAGCGCGCCACGCTCTCGGGCGTCTACTCGGCCACCGTGCTCTACTGGCTGGGCGACCAGTCCGAGGGCTACCGCGAAACCTGGGACTTCCTCGACCGCCGCATCGACGACGTCATGCAGATCGAGAAGGTGAAGGGGCGCGCGCGCCAGTCGCCGGTGATCTCGCGGCTGATGGAGGGACCGAACCGGCTGCTCTCGCGCATCCGGGCGCCCGCGAAGATGCCGCGCGGCGACCTGCCGGGCTACTGGGCCGAGCCGCCGCGCGGCGAGTGA
- a CDS encoding MBL fold metallo-hydrolase produces MKDVEIPDGYAGLDFPWEAPPPEGEAIEVAEGVLWARLPLPMALDHVNIYFLREPGGWTMVDTGFDTRRTRAIVGALEAGPLGGLPIQRVLVTHHHPDHIGLAGLLQARGAELLATRTAWLMARMLVLDEQPLPTSETLDYCRRWGMDPEVLARRAAERPFNFADVVAPLPVGFTRIAEDETLELGGRCWRVARGDGHAPEHAVLFETEGDLVLGGDQLLPGISPNLGLYPTEANGDPVGDWLAACARLAPLARADQLVLPGHKTPYRGLPTRLASLRDNHVTALNRLEDHLATPRTGGECFAPLFKRRVDDGMYGLAFFEAIAHLRHLHLQGRAIRETRADGVWTFRAA; encoded by the coding sequence GTGAAGGATGTCGAGATCCCCGACGGCTATGCCGGGCTGGACTTCCCCTGGGAAGCGCCGCCGCCCGAGGGCGAAGCGATCGAGGTGGCCGAGGGCGTGCTCTGGGCGCGCCTGCCGCTGCCGATGGCACTGGATCACGTCAATATCTACTTCCTGCGCGAGCCGGGCGGCTGGACGATGGTCGATACCGGCTTCGACACGAGGCGGACGCGGGCCATCGTCGGGGCGCTGGAAGCCGGGCCGCTGGGCGGCTTGCCCATCCAGCGCGTGCTGGTCACGCATCACCACCCCGACCATATCGGCCTCGCCGGCTTGCTGCAGGCGCGCGGGGCCGAGCTTCTGGCCACGCGCACCGCCTGGCTGATGGCGCGGATGCTGGTGCTGGACGAACAGCCCCTGCCGACGTCCGAGACGCTGGATTACTGCCGCCGCTGGGGGATGGACCCGGAGGTCCTGGCCCGCCGCGCGGCCGAGCGGCCCTTCAACTTCGCCGATGTCGTGGCGCCGCTGCCCGTGGGCTTCACCCGGATCGCGGAGGACGAAACGCTGGAGCTGGGCGGCCGCTGCTGGCGCGTGGCGCGCGGCGACGGGCACGCGCCGGAACACGCGGTCCTCTTCGAGACGGAGGGCGACCTGGTGCTGGGGGGCGACCAGCTCCTGCCCGGCATCTCGCCCAATCTCGGGCTCTACCCGACCGAGGCGAATGGCGATCCGGTGGGCGACTGGCTGGCGGCCTGCGCGCGCCTGGCGCCGCTGGCGCGCGCCGATCAGCTGGTGCTGCCGGGCCACAAGACGCCCTATCGCGGCCTGCCGACCCGGCTGGCCTCGCTCCGCGACAACCACGTCACCGCGCTCAACCGGCTGGAGGACCACCTCGCCACGCCGCGCACCGGGGGCGAATGCTTCGCGCCGCTCTTCAAGCGCCGGGTGGATGACGGGATGTACGGGCTGGCCTTCTTCGAGGCCATCGCCCACCTGCGCCACCTGCATCTGCAGGGCCGCGCCATCCGCGAGACGCGCGCCGACGGGGTCTGGACCTTCCGCGCGGCCTGA
- a CDS encoding ABC transporter permease: MLRALGRRALSLILSLAVASLVIFVMLQAVPGDPAAFMLGLNAQPETVAALRAELGLEGPLPARYLDWVGGMLTGDFGQSYTYRVPVARLVADRIGVSAPLAAYALALTVLIALPVGLIAAAKRGGPADWGIMGATQLGIAIPNFWFAMLLVFVFAVTLRWVGAGGFPGWDDPLAALGALTLPAIALALPQASILARVLRSALLDVLDQDYIRTARAKGLSRRATVIRHALRNALIPVLTILGLQFSFLLAGAIIIENVFFLPGLGRLIFQGITQRDLIVVQSVTMLLVAAVILVTFLVELAYTLADPRLRR; this comes from the coding sequence ATGTTGCGCGCGCTGGGGCGGAGAGCCCTCTCCCTGATCCTCTCGCTGGCCGTGGCCAGCCTCGTCATCTTCGTGATGTTGCAGGCCGTGCCCGGCGACCCGGCGGCCTTCATGCTGGGGCTGAACGCGCAGCCCGAAACCGTCGCCGCGCTGCGCGCCGAGCTGGGCCTCGAAGGGCCGCTGCCCGCCCGCTACCTCGACTGGGTCGGGGGCATGCTGACCGGCGATTTCGGCCAGAGCTACACCTACCGCGTGCCCGTCGCCCGGCTGGTCGCCGACCGGATCGGCGTCTCGGCCCCGCTGGCGGCCTACGCGCTGGCGCTGACGGTGCTGATCGCCCTGCCGGTGGGCCTGATCGCGGCGGCGAAGCGCGGCGGGCCCGCGGATTGGGGGATCATGGGCGCGACCCAGCTCGGCATCGCGATCCCGAATTTCTGGTTCGCGATGCTGCTGGTCTTCGTCTTCGCGGTCACGCTGCGCTGGGTGGGTGCGGGTGGCTTTCCGGGCTGGGACGACCCGCTGGCGGCCCTCGGCGCGCTGACCCTGCCCGCCATCGCGCTGGCGCTGCCGCAGGCCTCGATCCTGGCGCGGGTCCTGCGCTCGGCGCTGCTCGACGTGCTGGACCAGGATTACATCCGCACCGCCCGCGCCAAGGGGCTCAGCCGCCGCGCGACGGTGATCCGCCACGCGCTGCGCAACGCGCTGATCCCGGTGCTGACGATCCTGGGGCTGCAATTCAGCTTCCTGCTGGCCGGCGCCATCATCATCGAGAACGTGTTCTTCCTGCCCGGGCTGGGCCGGCTCATCTTCCAGGGCATCACCCAGCGCGACCTGATCGTGGTGCAATCGGTGACCATGCTGCTGGTCGCCGCCGTGATCCTGGTCACCTTCCTGGTCGAGCTCGCCTACACGCTGGCCGACCCGAGGCTGCGCCGATGA
- the rpsU gene encoding 30S ribosomal protein S21, translated as MQVSVRDNNVDQALRALKKKLQREGVFREMKLKQHFEKPSEKKARQKAEAIRRARKLARKKAQREGML; from the coding sequence ATGCAGGTCAGCGTTCGCGACAACAATGTCGATCAGGCCCTCCGGGCCCTGAAAAAGAAGCTGCAGCGCGAGGGCGTGTTTCGCGAGATGAAGCTCAAGCAGCATTTCGAGAAGCCCTCCGAGAAGAAGGCGCGGCAGAAGGCCGAAGCGATCCGGCGTGCCCGCAAGCTCGCTCGGAAGAAGGCCCAGCGCGAAGGGATGCTCTGA
- a CDS encoding DUF6173 family protein, producing the protein MQDTDIATSAEAMEAHALPRCVETHADGTDHAPALPAGVARGAGARSPAEWGYQRVILYLKAFEESLDDDHEAAMGFTGGAAGILRIQGIGFSAPDMLTFSGVDDEGDRCQLIQHVSQLNVLLRAVRKPPDRPEPLRIGFRLARALETETDPDDPADGEPAQQDAPVDPAEAPDRATGA; encoded by the coding sequence ATGCAGGACACCGACATCGCCACCTCCGCCGAGGCCATGGAGGCGCACGCCCTGCCGCGCTGCGTCGAGACCCATGCCGACGGCACCGACCACGCGCCCGCCCTGCCCGCGGGCGTCGCGCGCGGGGCCGGCGCGCGCAGCCCAGCGGAATGGGGCTACCAGCGGGTGATCCTCTACCTGAAGGCCTTCGAGGAATCGCTCGACGACGATCACGAGGCGGCGATGGGCTTCACCGGCGGCGCGGCGGGCATCCTGCGCATCCAGGGCATCGGCTTCTCCGCCCCCGACATGCTGACCTTCAGCGGCGTCGACGACGAGGGCGACCGCTGCCAGCTGATCCAGCATGTGAGCCAGCTCAACGTGCTGCTGCGCGCCGTGCGCAAGCCGCCCGACCGCCCCGAGCCGCTGCGCATCGGCTTCCGCCTCGCGCGCGCTTTGGAAACCGAAACCGATCCCGACGATCCGGCCGACGGGGAGCCTGCGCAACAGGACGCGCCGGTCGATCCCGCCGAAGCCCCGGATCGCGCAACAGGCGCGTGA
- a CDS encoding ABC transporter permease, protein MSAASDVTPARGSSGGRGWLGQAARIARRELRGGIRGFRIFLACLALGVAAIAAVGSVRVSITEGLEREGRNILGGDAEVDIAFRFATPEERAWLDALGQVSEIVDFRSMAATGDGLEADRALTQVKAVDGAYPLVGEVELEPAIPLSVALAGNGVVVHPVLADRLGLEIGDPLFLGTAELTVTARLLREPDAGADGFGLGPRTLVRSAALEGSGLLTEGSLFDSEYRIVLPPETDDARLDALEAETEAYFADSGARWRDRRNAAPQIERFVDRIGSFLVLVGLAGLAVGGVGVSAAVRAYLDRKTGVIATLKTLGAEGRVIFAAYLIQIAALAAVGIALGLVLGALIPLAAGPFIQAQLPVPVALGVHPGPLAEAALYGALTALIFTLWPLARTEQVRAASLFRDGSGPVRAWPRKRYLAALAVSALLLVGISAWLSGIPTLALYSAGGIAVALAVLVAAAWGVRRLSRRLARTRFVRGRPALRLALGSVGGPGGEATAVVLSLGLGLTVLAAVGQIDANMRAAIDRDLPEVAPSYFFIDIQPAQLQPFLDRVQNDPAVSRVDYAPMLGGVVQSIGGRDASEIDHWVTRGDRRISFADTPGEGTRVVAGEWWPAEYAGAPQVSMAREEAEEIGVSLGDEITMKVLGRSLTATVTNFREVDFSSGGIGFVLVFNTAALEGAPHTWLSTVYAEEAAEAAILRDVAGDAPNITAIRVRDAIGLVTEALSALAAATSWGAGATLLTGFVVLIGAAAAGERARVFEAAVLKTVGATRATILASFALRSALLGAAAGAVAILGGAIAGWGIMRFVMEAPYAFEPVSATAIVLGGALATLLAGLAFAWRPLSTRPASVLRAQD, encoded by the coding sequence ATGAGCGCCGCCTCCGACGTGACGCCCGCGCGCGGGTCCTCCGGCGGCCGGGGATGGCTGGGACAGGCCGCCCGCATCGCCCGGCGCGAGCTGCGCGGCGGCATTCGCGGCTTTCGCATCTTCCTCGCCTGCCTCGCGCTGGGCGTCGCGGCCATCGCCGCCGTGGGCTCGGTCCGCGTCTCGATCACCGAAGGGCTCGAGCGCGAGGGCCGCAACATCCTGGGCGGCGACGCCGAGGTCGATATCGCCTTCCGCTTCGCCACACCCGAGGAACGCGCCTGGCTCGACGCGCTGGGCCAGGTGTCCGAGATCGTCGATTTCCGCTCCATGGCCGCCACGGGCGACGGGCTCGAGGCCGACCGCGCGCTCACCCAGGTGAAGGCCGTCGACGGCGCCTACCCGCTGGTGGGCGAGGTCGAGCTGGAGCCCGCGATCCCGCTCTCCGTGGCGCTGGCCGGCAACGGCGTCGTCGTCCACCCGGTGCTGGCCGACCGGCTGGGGCTGGAGATCGGCGATCCGCTGTTTCTCGGCACCGCCGAGCTGACGGTGACCGCGCGGCTCCTGCGCGAACCCGATGCCGGGGCGGACGGCTTCGGCCTCGGCCCCCGCACGCTGGTGCGCAGTGCGGCGCTGGAGGGGTCGGGCCTGCTGACCGAAGGCAGCCTCTTCGACAGCGAATACCGAATCGTCCTGCCGCCCGAGACCGACGATGCCCGGCTCGACGCGCTGGAGGCCGAGACCGAGGCCTATTTCGCCGATAGCGGCGCGCGCTGGCGCGACCGGCGCAACGCCGCCCCGCAGATCGAGCGGTTCGTCGACCGCATCGGCAGCTTCCTTGTGCTCGTGGGCCTGGCCGGGCTGGCCGTGGGCGGCGTCGGCGTCTCGGCGGCGGTCCGCGCCTATCTCGACCGCAAGACCGGCGTGATCGCGACGCTCAAGACGCTGGGCGCGGAAGGCCGCGTGATCTTCGCGGCCTACCTGATCCAGATTGCCGCGCTGGCCGCCGTGGGCATCGCACTGGGCCTCGTCCTCGGCGCGCTGATCCCGCTGGCCGCGGGTCCCTTCATCCAGGCGCAGCTGCCGGTGCCGGTGGCCCTCGGCGTGCATCCCGGCCCGCTGGCCGAGGCCGCGCTCTACGGCGCGCTGACAGCGCTGATCTTCACGCTCTGGCCGCTGGCACGAACCGAGCAGGTGCGCGCGGCCTCGCTCTTCCGCGACGGCTCGGGCCCGGTCCGGGCCTGGCCGCGCAAGCGCTACCTCGCGGCGCTGGCCGTCTCGGCGCTGCTTCTCGTCGGCATTTCGGCCTGGCTGTCGGGCATCCCGACGCTTGCGCTCTACTCGGCGGGCGGCATCGCCGTCGCGCTGGCCGTGCTGGTCGCCGCCGCCTGGGGCGTGCGCCGCCTGTCGCGCCGCCTGGCGCGGACGCGCTTCGTGCGCGGCCGCCCGGCGCTGCGGCTGGCGCTGGGCTCGGTCGGCGGGCCGGGCGGCGAGGCGACGGCCGTGGTGCTCAGCCTCGGGCTCGGCCTGACGGTGCTGGCCGCCGTGGGCCAGATCGACGCAAACATGCGCGCCGCCATCGACCGCGACCTGCCCGAGGTCGCGCCCAGCTATTTCTTCATCGACATCCAGCCCGCCCAGTTGCAGCCCTTCCTCGACCGGGTGCAGAACGACCCCGCCGTCAGCCGCGTCGACTACGCGCCAATGCTGGGCGGCGTGGTGCAGTCCATCGGCGGGCGCGACGCCTCCGAGATCGACCATTGGGTGACCCGGGGCGACCGGCGCATCAGCTTCGCCGACACGCCCGGCGAGGGCACGCGCGTCGTCGCCGGCGAATGGTGGCCCGCGGAATACGCCGGGGCGCCGCAGGTCTCGATGGCGCGCGAGGAGGCCGAGGAGATCGGCGTGTCCTTGGGCGACGAGATCACCATGAAAGTGCTGGGCCGCAGCCTGACCGCGACGGTGACCAATTTCCGCGAGGTCGATTTCTCCTCGGGCGGGATCGGCTTCGTGCTGGTCTTCAACACCGCCGCGCTGGAAGGCGCGCCGCATACCTGGCTCTCGACCGTCTATGCCGAGGAGGCCGCCGAGGCCGCGATCCTGCGCGACGTGGCGGGCGACGCGCCCAACATCACCGCCATCCGGGTGCGCGACGCCATCGGCCTCGTCACCGAGGCGCTGTCGGCCCTGGCCGCCGCGACCTCCTGGGGGGCGGGCGCGACGCTGCTCACCGGGTTCGTCGTGCTGATCGGCGCGGCCGCGGCGGGCGAGCGGGCGCGCGTTTTCGAGGCGGCGGTGCTGAAGACCGTGGGCGCCACGCGGGCCACGATCCTCGCCAGCTTCGCGCTGCGCTCGGCCCTGCTGGGTGCGGCAGCCGGGGCGGTCGCGATCCTCGGCGGCGCGATCGCGGGCTGGGGCATCATGCGCTTCGTGATGGAGGCGCCCTATGCCTTCGAGCCGGTCTCGGCCACGGCCATCGTGCTGGGCGGCGCGCTCGCCACGCTGCTGGCGGGGCTGGCCTTCGCCTGGCGCCCGCTGAGCACGCGCCCGGCAAGCGTGCTGCGCGCGCAAGACTGA
- a CDS encoding acyl-CoA dehydrogenase produces the protein MPYRAPVSELRFVLDHVVGFDRVAATETFAEATPETVDAILTEAGRMCEEVLAPLNRQGDLHPARLENGVVRTSPGFGDGFRAIAEGGWLGMSADPEYGGMGLPIALTMAVNEMMGSACLSLQLNPLMTQGQIEALEAHASDEIRELYIPKLVSGEWCGTMNLTEPQAGSDVGALKSKAVPNGDGSYAVTGQKIYISWGDNDFSENVCHLVLARLPDGVEGTKGISLFMVPKRIPNEDGSLGRANDLKVVSLEHKLGLHGSPTAVMQYDGATGWLIGEPHKGMAAMFTMMNNARLGVGVQGLSVAEAAMQHAIGYALDRKQGRTPKGDGSILDHADVRRMVLSMKADTFAVRALAMDCAVALDMAKATGDAGWRARGAFLTPIAKAFGTDIGIRVAGEGIQVHGGMGFVEETGAAQYLRDVRVTAIYEGTNGIQAMDLVGRKLMDGGAAAFALLDELAEIDHAGLKAAVADLRMLTEWMLEQDMQDRFAGAVAYLNAFARVLGAAYHLRAAGADPDRAGLARFAGGRMLPEALAEMAKARTGAEELYAVSTETIAA, from the coding sequence CTCACCGAGGCCGGCCGCATGTGCGAGGAGGTGCTCGCGCCCCTCAACCGCCAGGGCGACCTGCATCCCGCACGCCTGGAGAACGGCGTCGTGCGCACCTCGCCCGGGTTCGGCGACGGCTTCCGCGCCATCGCTGAAGGCGGCTGGCTCGGCATGTCGGCCGATCCCGAATATGGCGGCATGGGCCTGCCCATCGCGCTGACCATGGCGGTCAACGAGATGATGGGCTCGGCCTGCCTGTCGCTGCAGCTCAACCCGCTGATGACGCAGGGCCAGATCGAGGCGCTGGAGGCGCATGCCTCCGACGAGATCCGCGAGCTCTACATCCCCAAGCTCGTCTCGGGCGAATGGTGCGGCACGATGAACCTGACCGAGCCGCAGGCGGGCTCCGACGTGGGTGCGCTGAAATCGAAGGCCGTGCCCAATGGCGACGGCAGCTACGCGGTGACGGGTCAGAAGATCTACATCTCCTGGGGCGACAACGACTTTTCCGAGAATGTCTGCCACCTCGTGCTGGCGCGGCTGCCCGACGGGGTCGAGGGCACGAAGGGCATCAGCCTCTTCATGGTGCCGAAGCGGATTCCGAACGAAGACGGCAGCCTGGGGCGGGCCAACGACCTGAAGGTCGTCTCGCTGGAGCACAAGCTGGGCCTGCACGGTTCGCCCACCGCGGTGATGCAATATGACGGCGCGACCGGCTGGCTGATCGGCGAGCCGCACAAGGGCATGGCCGCGATGTTCACCATGATGAACAATGCTCGCCTCGGCGTCGGCGTGCAGGGCCTGTCGGTGGCCGAGGCGGCGATGCAGCACGCCATCGGCTACGCGCTCGACCGCAAGCAGGGCCGGACGCCCAAGGGCGACGGCTCGATCCTCGACCATGCCGACGTGCGGCGCATGGTGCTGTCGATGAAGGCCGATACCTTCGCGGTGCGGGCGCTGGCGATGGATTGCGCGGTCGCGCTCGACATGGCCAAGGCCACCGGCGATGCGGGCTGGCGCGCGCGGGGCGCGTTCCTGACGCCGATCGCCAAGGCTTTCGGCACCGATATCGGCATCCGCGTGGCCGGCGAGGGCATCCAGGTCCATGGCGGCATGGGCTTCGTCGAGGAGACGGGCGCCGCGCAATACCTGCGCGATGTGCGCGTCACCGCGATCTACGAGGGCACCAACGGCATCCAGGCGATGGACCTCGTGGGCCGCAAGCTGATGGATGGCGGCGCCGCGGCCTTCGCGCTGCTCGACGAGCTGGCCGAAATCGACCACGCGGGACTGAAGGCCGCGGTGGCCGATCTGCGCATGCTGACCGAATGGATGCTGGAGCAGGACATGCAGGACCGCTTCGCCGGCGCGGTGGCCTATCTGAACGCCTTCGCCCGCGTGCTGGGCGCGGCCTATCACCTGCGCGCGGCCGGGGCCGATCCCGACCGGGCAGGCCTCGCGCGCTTCGCCGGCGGCCGGATGCTGCCCGAGGCGCTGGCCGAGATGGCCAAGGCGCGGACCGGCGCGGAAGAGCTCTACGCGGTGTCGACCGAGACCATCGCGGCCTGA
- a CDS encoding arylesterase has protein sequence MGNLVGWMRGFGYGAWARVNKAVQVGLVAALAAGPAGAETVTVAALGDSLTAGYGLPDGQGFVPQLQAWLDANGVDAEVLNAGVSGDTTAGGLARLDWTLTPEVDALMVALGGNDLLRGIDPATSRANLAAILEGAGERPVLLVGLPAPANYGPAFQQAFDAMYPELAAKYDALLEESFLGPLTAELDARTARGRYMQGDGIHPNREGVKVIVETLGPRVAELVARVAAE, from the coding sequence ATGGGGAACCTCGTGGGGTGGATGCGTGGCTTTGGATATGGGGCTTGGGCGCGGGTGAACAAGGCGGTTCAGGTGGGGCTCGTCGCCGCGCTGGCGGCCGGGCCGGCCGGGGCCGAGACGGTGACGGTGGCGGCGCTGGGCGACAGCCTGACCGCGGGCTACGGCCTGCCCGACGGGCAGGGCTTCGTGCCGCAACTGCAGGCCTGGCTGGACGCCAACGGCGTCGATGCCGAGGTGCTGAACGCCGGTGTGTCGGGCGACACGACGGCGGGCGGGCTGGCCCGGCTGGACTGGACGCTGACGCCCGAGGTGGACGCGCTGATGGTCGCGCTGGGCGGCAACGACCTTCTGCGCGGCATCGATCCGGCCACCAGCCGCGCGAACCTGGCCGCGATCCTGGAAGGGGCGGGCGAGCGGCCGGTGCTCCTCGTGGGGCTGCCCGCGCCCGCCAATTACGGCCCCGCCTTCCAGCAGGCCTTCGACGCGATGTATCCCGAACTCGCGGCCAAATACGACGCGCTTCTGGAGGAGAGCTTCCTCGGCCCGCTGACGGCCGAGCTGGATGCGCGCACCGCCCGGGGCCGCTACATGCAGGGCGACGGCATCCACCCCAACCGCGAGGGCGTGAAGGTCATCGTCGAGACGCTGGGGCCGCGGGTGGCCGAGCTTGTGGCGCGCGTCGCGGCGGAGTGA